The Herpetosiphonaceae bacterium genome segment GAACGCATTAATGTCAACCCTGCCCAATGTGGTGGACGCCCATGCATTCGTGGTATGCACATCCGCGTCATAGATATGCTCGATCTCTTAGCTGCCGAATCAAGCACTGAACACGTGCTGGCAGAACTGCCGGATCTTGAGCCGGAAGACATCCTGGCTGCGCTCCGCTATGCTTCACGCCGCCTGGATCATCCCGTGCTGGCTGCCTGAGCATCTGGATTGATGCCCACCGTTCGCCTGCTATTGCGGCTGGATCACCACGACCTTGGGTGTACCTGCGGTTGCGTTGCGCGATCTTGGTTTACGCGATGCCACCGATCATGAGATCTTCATGGCTGCGCGGCGAGAGCAGGTAATTGTGCTGACGAAAGATAGCGATTTTCCACAACTTCTGGATCGCTATGGAACGCCACCACATGTGATCTGGGTGACGTGCGGAAATACGTCAAATGCCCATCTCAGCGGATAGCGGTGAACCTGGCGAAAATTCGCGTTTTCCTCTATGATGCTTGTGTGGTAAAGCTTAGAGCTGACTTTATGGAGTGCCGCTAAACTCAGACCGTCGCTATGCTTGTTCATCTTCAACATCGCTGCGCTGAGCTGCACCGCCGGAGCCTCGTGCTTCTGGACGATGTGGCTGCGCTCTCGCTCGCACAACTGAGCTTCAAGCCCGCGCCGACCGAGTGGTCGATTCTGGAGGTCGTACAGCATCTCGTGCTGTCGGAGCGGTCCGTGATGTGCGGTATGCCCGACCTCGGCGCGCTGATCGAGCGGCGACCCACCCTGCGCCAGTACATGAGCTATCCCGTGGTGCTGCTGGTGCTGGGCTATAGCATACCGTTTCGCACGCCGTCGCCTGAGATGGTGCCGGATGGCCGGCCGACGTTGCCTGAGCTACGAGCGCAGTGGGCGGAGAACCACCGCTGGTTGCAGCGCTATATCGATAGTCTCACGCCGCGCAGCGCCAGACGAGCGGTGTTTTATCACCCGATAGCGGGACCGATCAGCGTACGGCAAACGCTCACGATGGCCCATCTGCATCTGACGACACACACGCGGCAGATCGAGGCGCTCAAACAGGCCGTGACGACGCTATAAGCCCAGACGGACGCGCCGACCACAGCCCTCAACCTTTTCGCCCGTGGTAGGCGATCGTCGGCGCGCGCTGCCGCCGGGGCACGGGCGTGAATGCAAGCCGCAGCGCCTTCCACAGATTAAAGTTCTCCTCGGCAGGAGTCGCGCCGTTGGCCGTGCCAAAATAGTACGTGGCGAGCGCGGGATCGGCGGCCATGTGCTTGAGCAAGCGCCGCGACAGCCAGGGCTGCGGCGTGAGCTGGCTCTGGACGGCGGCAAAATCGTAGGCGGCCTTGCTATGAGCATCGCGCAGACGCTGGAACTCACTCATGGCCTGCCCCCACGGCCTGCCGTCGCGCACCTGAACCAGCGCGTCCGCCAGGAGCTCGGCGGTGTGCAAGCCCTGATAAATGCCCTGGCCTGTCACCGGATCGAGCCGCACGCCCGCATCGCCCACCAGCGCCCAGCCTGGACCGTACGCCTGCCGCCGAAACATGCCGAAGGGTGCCAGGCCCACGATCGGCGTCGCCCGCTCGGCCTGCTCGAAGCGCGCCGCGACCTCCGGCACCTGTCGCAGCACGCGCTGCATGGCGGCCTCTGGATCTTTGCGCGCCTGCTCGAACGGCGGATCGACCGCCGCGATCGACAGCACGGTCAGCTCTTGATCGGCGTCGAAGACCAGCAGAGCCGTACCTGGCCGGTTGCGATAGACCATCGCGCTCGGCTCGTCCAGCGGCGTGACGTTGCGATAGTACGCATAGTACAGGTAGGAGTGCGCGGGCTTCGTATCGTAGGCGCGCGCCCCGACCATCCGCGCCACCGCGCTGTTGCGCCCATCCGCGCCGATCACTGCCAGCCGCGCGTGGATCGTTTCGATCGCCCCGCCCTGCTCGCGCCCGCGTACCCCGACCACCCGCCCCGACTCGTGCAACAGCTCGGTGACGCTAAAGCCCTCGCGCAACGTCACGCCGGGAAGCTGCTCGACGTGTCGTGCGACGGCCTCGTCCAGCCGCTCGCGCTGGATCGAGTAGGCGTAGTCGCGGCCTTTGTAGGGCGGCAGATGAGCGGCTACGCGCACAAACCCATAGTCGGTGCCGTACAGCCGCAGCTTGGGAGCGCCCAGCCGATCGACCACCTCTTCCGCCCCGAAGCGGCTCAGCACTTCGAGCGCGTTGCCGAAGACAACCGGACATGAGACGGTTGGGCTGGGAAAGGTTGTTTTTTCGAGCAGCAGCACCTTAAAGCCTTCCTGCGCCAGCAGGGCTGCTGTTGCCGTGCCCGCAATCCGCGCACCGACGATAATCACATCATACGTGGCCGTGCCGTTCATACTCATCTCCGATTCCCGAAGCGGCAGCCGCTCTCGGTCGCTTCTCTATACAGAAGCGCATGGACGGCTGTTCAAACATGCGCCCTGGTGCTGCGCCAGGATAGCAAATCCAATGCAACCAGTATACAAAGCTGTGATTAATTTCTCAATGGTCTTTTGGCGTATGTGAAGAAAAACTCAATCTTCCTCGATCCGCGCCTCACAACCATAAGCAAAGCGCGACGGCGCAAGCATCCGTCGCGCTGCATCGATCGAGCGCTGTGGGCTACGGCTGCGGGTTGAGCGGCGTCGGGCACTTGCGCGTTTTGAGCAGATCCTTGCCCAGCGGCGTGTACTGGATCGGGCCGTCGCCGCGCCGCTCGAAGCGCCAGTTGGTAAAATACTGCACCCGCACACGCTGCCCGTTATGCAGCTCCTCGAACTCCTCCGAGATCGGCGGGCCGTAGAAGCGCTCGCCGTGGGTTTCCCAGAGTGCCCGAAACGCGCCGCGCAGCGTGTGCCCGGTCTGCGGAAAGTAGCGCACGCCCGGCAGGCCGGGATCGGTAACGCGGGGCACGGTCTGCTCGCCGAGCGATTGTCGGCCCAGCGGCGACAGGTGGACACGATCGAGATAGATGTCGGGCGTCTGTCCCTCGGCCCACAGCGGATCGAGCGGCGGCAGATCGTCCTCCTCGTTCAGCTCGAAGCGTGCCCGCTCGAAATACTGCACGACGATGCCGCGATGATCGCGATAGGCCAGCGTCAGTGGCCGACCAAAGACGGCCTCGCCGCCGAAGAAATCCCAGAAGTACTTGAAATCGCCGCGCAGGACGATCCCATCGTCGAAGGTGCGCGGCTGGTGCGCGGGCGGGAACGGCGGATACTGAACTTTCGTCAGGTCGTGGGCGCTGGTCGTGGTGCTGTGCAGCGCGGGAACCCGCAGCGTCCGAAACGCGGCAAGCGCCGGTTTGGGGCTGCCGTCGCGGCGATACAGACCGAAGTGGCCCTGCTCGTCCACCGAGTAGGGCAGCGTGGCGGGCGGATCTTGCAGCCACCACCCGACGACGCCGACAAAGCCGCTGCTCGTGGCGATCTCCAGCGCCCGCCGATAGACCTCGTGCTGGCTCGGCTCGTCGTAGTACAGGTAGAGCTGGTAGCGCGTATCGAAGAAGATATTACGGCACTCAGGGCCGCTGGCCCAGCCAAACTCTTCGAGCAGGACCGGCTTGGTGGTGCGCGCGCGGATCGACTCAGCGATCGCCGTCAGGTTGCCGGGCGTGTACTCGTGAACGCTGATGATGTCGCTGATCTGAGCGATCGTGCGTCCGCTCGGCGCAGCCTGCCACAGGCTCTCGTACCTGCCCACGCCGACCGTGATCGGATGGTGCCGGTCGAGCACGCGGATTGCGTCGGCCATGCGGCCCAGCCAGTCCACCACCGCCGGAGCCTTGCCTTCGAGCCAGGAGCCGTAGTTATCGGGCTCGTTGTGCAGGTCCCACGCCAGCACGCGATCGTCGTCCTTGAACGCGGCGACGATCGTGCGCAGGTAGCGCAGATCGTAGGCCTCCTCAAGCGAGCCTGCCGCCGCGATGCTATCGTGCCAGTCGAAGAGCGTGACGATCACCTTGAGCTGGTGGCGGCCCGCGATCTGGACGAACTGGCGCAGCCGCTCCAACATCTGCGGCGGAATATTGCCCTGGCCGTCGGTCCAGCCCTCGCTGGTGCGGTAGGGCACCAGGGCGCGCACGGTGTTGATGCCAAGCTCTCGTCGGGCACGGCCAAGCTCGCGATCGACGGCGGGACCGTCCCACTCGGTCCACATCAGGCCCCAGGGATGCTCGGCGGGATAGTAGTTGGTGCCCTTCAACAGCACCGGCTGTCCATGCAACTCAAGCCGGTTGCCGCTGATCGTCACAAAGCCGGGCGGCGGCGATGGAGGCGTGAGCGCCGCCCGCGCCTCGACGTTGAGCAAGCCCTGCAAGATCGTGCCGCCGTGATCTTCCAGCCGGGCGCGCTCGAACCACTGCGTCAGCACACGGTCGCCGGAGCTATTGGTTTCCAGCGTTGGCTCCGTCAACGGCAGGCCAAGCAGCGCCAGGCTCTCGCGCTCCGACATCCCCGCATCGTCCAGCTCCAGCCCGTGGCTGCGCCAGTAGGCCAGGAACGTGCCGCACACATTATGTCCGGTCTGCGAGAAAAAGCGGCAGCCGGACACAGCTTTGACCACAGGCTGCGTCGGGCGGCCCTGCTGCGCCAGACGTTCCGCGCCCAGCCGCCCAAGCTGCACGGTGTAGGGCACTGGCAGATCTGGATGGGCCTCAAGACGATAGCGCTCGAAGTGCTGGCTGGTGCGCGGCCCGCGCTCCGTCTCATCGGGCAGGGCCGGGCCGATGGGATAGCCAAAGACCGGCAGCCCGCCGCTGCGCAGCCAGAAGTCACGAAACGCCGCGTCGACACAATCGACGATGGTGGGCACGCCCGGAAAGCAGATCTGCTCGGCGCTTGGCCGGAGCTGCTGGCCCGCCGAGACAGGAACCAGAGACAACACGAGTGGAAATAGAGCCAGGAGACGGAGGAGCATGTGCTGCTCTTTCTAGGCGACGGCACGCCGTACATGGGAGAAGATGGGCAATGATCGCTGGCGGATGACAGGCGAACAGATGTGTGCCGAAGTATACCATACCTGCTGGCATATGCCATGCAGAGTCCAGGCTGAATGCGCTCGTTCAAAGCTGGCGCTATACTAAAATAAGCTTATAATATTAGTTAAGTTATATGTGGGAGCGGTGATAGACGGTGATCGCCGTCGCCGCGAGCATGAGGAGGAGACAATGCCGAAGATCGACAAGCTTTCGCCAGGTGGGATCAAGCTCTTACAGGAGCCGCAGCTTGCTCAGTTTGCGACCGTTATGACCGACGGCTCGCCGCAGATCACGCCCGTCTGGGTCGATGTCGAGCCGGATGGTAGTCATATTTTGATCAACACCGCCGAGGGGCGGCTCAAGACGAAGAACACCAGCCGCAATCCCAAGGTCGCCGTGAGCGTCGTCGACTCGCAGAACCCGTGGCGGTATGCCGTTGTGCGCGGCACCGTCGTCGAGCAGCGCCACGAGGGAGCCGACGAGCATATCGATCGTATGGCCCAGAAGTATCTGGGAAAAGAATCGTATCCGTTCCGCCGCGCCGACGAGACGCGCGTGATTCTGCGTATCAAGCCGCACTATGTGCTGGAGCAGGGCGTGTAGCGCGAACCGCCGTCAACGACCGCACCCAGGATGATCGCGTGATCGTCCTGGGTGTTTCCTGTGAAGCGCGCCATTAAACAGCTATCAGACCTGGTTCCAACCGCTCACGTAAGATGCCGGATCTCGACATTGCCCCATTTCTGGCTCAGGTACTCCGCGACGAGGCGGCGATGGCAGTGATGCGGTTTATCCTCGCTACAGAGCAGGCACGCGCCGTCGAGCAAATCTTGAGATAGCGTAGCCTCGATCTGTCTTTGAGCGATCAGATCCAGAAACTTTCGCTCGTACACCGCCCAAACGCCCTTCTGCTTCTTGTAAGATTCCAGAATCTCGGCAGTAGGCGCAAGTTCGGGCAGATGCACGTAATCTATGCCGCAAATCGCTTTCAGGAAGTAGGCCAGATCCTCTTTCTTGGCAAACCCGGCAAGCTGCGACGTGTTGTTGAGCCGCACGTCAATCAGCCGTCTAACACCCGCGCGGCTGAGCCCGTTAAAGAATTGTTCTGCTGATTTCTTGGTAAAGCCGATCGTGAAGAGTTGAATCCGATCCATCACGCCTCTACTTCTTCTGAATCAAAATCCGTCACCTTAAGCAAACAGGACGGCCTGTGCGGTCGTCCTGTCCGCGCCGATGGATTGTCCCGCCGAGCGACTAGCCCTTAGGCTTGTAGCCGACCTGTTTCAGCAGCTCGCGGGCGATCACGTGCTTCTGGATCTCGTTGGTGCCCTCGAAGATGCGCGTCACGCGCGCGTCGCGGTACATGCGCTCCAGCGGCAGCTCGCGGCTAAAGCCCATGCCGCCATGGATCTGGATCGCCTCGTCGA includes the following:
- a CDS encoding DUF433 domain-containing protein, whose translation is MMANLLERINVNPAQCGGRPCIRGMHIRVIDMLDLLAAESSTEHVLAELPDLEPEDILAALRYASRRLDHPVLAA
- a CDS encoding DinB family protein, which codes for MLLDDVAALSLAQLSFKPAPTEWSILEVVQHLVLSERSVMCGMPDLGALIERRPTLRQYMSYPVVLLVLGYSIPFRTPSPEMVPDGRPTLPELRAQWAENHRWLQRYIDSLTPRSARRAVFYHPIAGPISVRQTLTMAHLHLTTHTRQIEALKQAVTTL
- a CDS encoding NAD(P)/FAD-dependent oxidoreductase, which codes for MNGTATYDVIIVGARIAGTATAALLAQEGFKVLLLEKTTFPSPTVSCPVVFGNALEVLSRFGAEEVVDRLGAPKLRLYGTDYGFVRVAAHLPPYKGRDYAYSIQRERLDEAVARHVEQLPGVTLREGFSVTELLHESGRVVGVRGREQGGAIETIHARLAVIGADGRNSAVARMVGARAYDTKPAHSYLYYAYYRNVTPLDEPSAMVYRNRPGTALLVFDADQELTVLSIAAVDPPFEQARKDPEAAMQRVLRQVPEVAARFEQAERATPIVGLAPFGMFRRQAYGPGWALVGDAGVRLDPVTGQGIYQGLHTAELLADALVQVRDGRPWGQAMSEFQRLRDAHSKAAYDFAAVQSQLTPQPWLSRRLLKHMAADPALATYYFGTANGATPAEENFNLWKALRLAFTPVPRRQRAPTIAYHGRKG
- a CDS encoding cellulase family glycosylhydrolase; this translates as MLLRLLALFPLVLSLVPVSAGQQLRPSAEQICFPGVPTIVDCVDAAFRDFWLRSGGLPVFGYPIGPALPDETERGPRTSQHFERYRLEAHPDLPVPYTVQLGRLGAERLAQQGRPTQPVVKAVSGCRFFSQTGHNVCGTFLAYWRSHGLELDDAGMSERESLALLGLPLTEPTLETNSSGDRVLTQWFERARLEDHGGTILQGLLNVEARAALTPPSPPPGFVTISGNRLELHGQPVLLKGTNYYPAEHPWGLMWTEWDGPAVDRELGRARRELGINTVRALVPYRTSEGWTDGQGNIPPQMLERLRQFVQIAGRHQLKVIVTLFDWHDSIAAAGSLEEAYDLRYLRTIVAAFKDDDRVLAWDLHNEPDNYGSWLEGKAPAVVDWLGRMADAIRVLDRHHPITVGVGRYESLWQAAPSGRTIAQISDIISVHEYTPGNLTAIAESIRARTTKPVLLEEFGWASGPECRNIFFDTRYQLYLYYDEPSQHEVYRRALEIATSSGFVGVVGWWLQDPPATLPYSVDEQGHFGLYRRDGSPKPALAAFRTLRVPALHSTTTSAHDLTKVQYPPFPPAHQPRTFDDGIVLRGDFKYFWDFFGGEAVFGRPLTLAYRDHRGIVVQYFERARFELNEEDDLPPLDPLWAEGQTPDIYLDRVHLSPLGRQSLGEQTVPRVTDPGLPGVRYFPQTGHTLRGAFRALWETHGERFYGPPISEEFEELHNGQRVRVQYFTNWRFERRGDGPIQYTPLGKDLLKTRKCPTPLNPQP
- a CDS encoding PPOX class F420-dependent oxidoreductase, encoding MPKIDKLSPGGIKLLQEPQLAQFATVMTDGSPQITPVWVDVEPDGSHILINTAEGRLKTKNTSRNPKVAVSVVDSQNPWRYAVVRGTVVEQRHEGADEHIDRMAQKYLGKESYPFRRADETRVILRIKPHYVLEQGV
- a CDS encoding DUF488 domain-containing protein, with protein sequence MDRIQLFTIGFTKKSAEQFFNGLSRAGVRRLIDVRLNNTSQLAGFAKKEDLAYFLKAICGIDYVHLPELAPTAEILESYKKQKGVWAVYERKFLDLIAQRQIEATLSQDLLDGACLLCSEDKPHHCHRRLVAEYLSQKWGNVEIRHLT